The Flexibacter flexilis DSM 6793 DNA segment GGCCAATGAGCAGTGTTAAGTTCCAAGCTGCCATTGCTTTCTGAAAGGCTTTGCTCGTACCAGAGTTTGCCTGTTACGTCGCGTATTTGTAGGCGCACAGGGTTTTGGGCAAGTGCTTCTGGCGTGAGGCTTTCCGATAGCTCATAGCTCATGAGGGTGCTGCTGGTGGCAGGGTTCGGGCTATTTTGCAAAGTAGTTGGGTGCGATGGCGCGGCAAATGCTGTATGGCCAAAGCACATGGCGTCTTCATGGTATAAGACGCTGGTACATAGTATAATATCTGTGTTGATGGACGGGATTTGCTGGGTTCGGAGTGGCTCAATGGCCAATGTATTATAGGTCAGCGGCATGATGTCGTTTAGGTATTTTCGTTGATTATTAATAAAAATAAAGTCGTTAGGAGCATTTCTTTTGTCTAAAGGTAGCTTGGTTTCTCGCACATCCGTCAGTACCAAATTGCCCAGTGGCGAGTCGCCCGAATTGCTAAACCCGAATGAGCAACCGCCCAACTCATTGATAGAACCGTGCATATTGCGTACAATCGGAGAATTGCCTTCCAACAAAGCGGCGGTATAGCGGTAAGGCGTTTCCCAATTTTTGACAAAAGCATTGCAACCAAACCTAAAGATAAGAAAATCTTTTGAGCTTCTTCGCAAATGAATGCCCGTTTTACATTCAATGAACGTATTGGTACTGAGCGTATAACGTTGGCCATCGCCCCATAGCTGCACGGCAGTACTCAAATGCACAAACTGGTTAAGCTCGTCTATATTCACTTGGGGGCAACCTTCCGCATAAACGCCGATGTGCTCCTGCTCATGGCAATCCGCGTTAGGGCTTTGGAAAAGATTATGCCCTGCGCCCGCCCAATCTATTTGGGTGTTGCCTTGGCAATACAGGCCATAGCTTGCGGCAGAGTCAATTTGTCGGTCTTGTTTGGCTTTTTGTATTTGTGTGGAACGCGAGTCGGGTGCATAAAAAAATTGGCATTCGTAGAGTTGGAGCGTGTTGGCGGCAAGGCCGTAGTCGGGATTGGAGCTATAAATTCCTGCCACAAAAATATTTTTGAAAATATTGCCGCCCTTGTTCGGCTCGCCGATGCGCACTTGCCCGTAAGTGTTTTGTAGGTCGAGGCCGTACATTGCCCCATCAAATGTGTTTTGATAAAATCCCACAAAAGGCTGCGTGCTGCGTACAAAACAATGTGCATATTGTGTTTTGGGGCTGTTTTGCGCTATGCGGGGCATCTGGGATGGCCTTGCCACAAAATCCGTGTGCGTAATCAGCGCAGGCGCATTGAGCACTTGCACACTTGTATTGTTATTGGCAAAAACACATTTGGTTATTTGGCTTGCCGTGTCTTTGCCGTAGTTGTTACAAACAATCCCTTCTCGGCTGTCGGCAAACAAACTTTCGTGTATGCGCAATTGCGTTTTTCCTGAAAGAAAAAGCCCGTCCCACGCTTGTCGGCTGGCAGTTGCTCCAAATATAGACTGCTTGATATTCAGGCGTATCGGCTTGCCATTTGTGCCTACACTGATGCGAAAAGGATTGAAATAAAGCTGTTGGCCGATGATGTCAAAACGCGGCTGTATGCTGTCCGTGCTCCGCAATTCGAGATTGCCCGCCACCCAATATTTTTGGTTTTCGTTTTTGGGAAAAGCATTCCAGTAAACCGTATTGGATGTGTCGGGGCTGCCCAACACGAGTGCCTCTTTTACCGCACATTCTCCCAAAACAATGCACTTTCGGGAAATAGTAACGCTTTGTCCTGTGGCTTTTTGGGCAGAAAAAACAATGGAAATAGCGATGTAATTCTTTTCGGAAGCAATATTTGCAAAGGTCAGTAACGTATTGCCGCCAGCGTCTTTGCGCAACTCAAATTGTTGAGCAGTAAGGCCTTTGATTTGCCAATGAGGCGAATAGAATGTTTCGGAGCTAAGGCATTGCAAAGAAAGTGCCTGATTGGGACAAATAACAACTTTTTCGCTTGCCTGATAGCTTTGTTTGGTGTTAAGATTTTGGATGCTAATACTTTGAGATTGTGCAGTTTGCGCCAAAAATAATAGAGAGAAAAGCCCACAAAGTAGTTTATAGTTCATCGGAACGAAAGTAGGTAGAGTAAGGCAAGAATGTTTTTAGATTTAAACAAGACGAATGTCTTTTCAATATTAAGAAATAGCAGCGTCAAATGCAATACGCTGACAAAATTTGCTAAAATATAAACAAACAATGTTATAAAGCATTGTGTTTTTGCTAAATTACAAATTCTTTTCCTTCAGAATGGCACACCACAAATTACACTTACCCGAAAAGATATGCGCTACTTGTGGCCGTCCGTTTGTGTGGCGCAAAAAGTGGGAAAAAAACTGGAACGAAGTAAAATATTGTAGCCAAAGATGCAGACAAAACAAAACACAACCGCTTTAGTTTGGTTCAGAAATAATTTGCGCGTGGCCGACAACAGGCCATTGTGGGAGGCTTGCGCCCGATACAGCCGCGTGATTGGCGTGTATTGCCTCGACCCGCGCCATTTTGCCGCCACGTCTTACGGTTTTCGGAAAACTGAAAAATTCAGGGCTAAATTTCTGCTCGAAACGCTCAGCGAATTGCAACAAAATTTACAAGAAAAAAATATTTCTTTGCTTGTATTGCTGGCCAAACCAGAAGATAAAATCCCGCAATTGATAGCGCAATATGCTGCCGAAGCTATTTATTTTCAAAAAGAATGGACAAGCGAAGAAATTGCCGTTAATAATGCCCTGAAATCGCAATTACCTGACACGATTTTTTGGGATTATTACGACCAATTTTTGTTTGAACCATCACAAATTCCGTATAAAAATTTTTCGCAAATTCCTGAAATATTCACAGAGTTTCGTAAGCAAGTGGAGCGGTTGGCCACCGTGCGCCCTTGCCTGCACATTGAGCCAATGCCCGACACTAATTTGTTGGAATCGGTTGCCGCATTGCCGACTTTGCAGGACTTGGGTTTTGAGGATTTTGACATGCCGCCGCAAACAGCTTTCCCCTTCGTAGGTGGTGAAAATCAGGCTTCAAAGAGACTAAAAAGTTATTTTTGGGAAACAAAAAACCTTTCGCGCTACAAGCAAACCCGCAATGAGTTAGTAGGTGCAGACTATAGTTCTAAGTTCTCGGCGTGGCTGGCCAACGGCTCTATTTCGGCACGGACTATTTACTGGCAAATCCGACAATACGAAAAAGAAATAGCGGCTAACGAAGATACTTATTGGTTGTTTTTTGAGCTAATTTGGCGCGATTATTTCAAATATATTTCCCTCAAACATGGCAATCATATTTTTAAATTATCGGGCATTTTAAATAAAAAATATACGTGGAAAAATAACGCCAGAGCTTTCCAACAGTGGATAAATGGCCACACGCCAGAACCGTTTGTCAATGCCAATATGATTGAGCTAAAAAATACAGGTTTTATGAGCAACAGAGGCCGCCAAAATGTGGCGAGTTTTTGGGCTAAAGAATGGTGTCAGGATTGGCGAATGGGTGCGGCGTATTTTGAGGCGATGCTCATCGACTACGACGTACACAGCAATTACGGCAATTGGCTTTACTGTGCGGGCGTTGGCAACGACCCGCGCGATCGCAAGTTTAACATTGCGCATCAAGCCGCCCAATACGATCCCGACGGACGTTTTCAGCAAATCTGGCTCAAGTTGCCTTAAAGACTGCAAACTTTCCTCTAATCTTGCTATCTTTCGTTTTGCAACTAAACTTTTAAACAAGGATTCATGCCTGAATTTTTACGCGCGTTTTTCTGGAGATTGTATTACAATACGCTGATAATCACACTGATTCGTATTACTTTTTATTATGCAATTCTCGGCAATTTTGATGACTATTTTTCGGCCAAAAGCCTCGAAAGTATGTTGGTGGAAATACTCATGGGCAATTTGTTGTTGGAAGGAAGCCGCTACATTTCGCAGCGCATTGCCTACCGCTTCGACTTGCGCACGCAGACGTGGCAGCGCATCATCGCCGAATTTGGTTGCGTGGGTGTTTATACGTTTATGATGTTGCTCATGACCTCGCTTGTGCCTTGGCTGATTCACAGGCCTTCGCTAGTTTTCCCGACGGTGATTGCCGAGTTATTCAAAATTTCCAGCTATCGCATTATTTTTACGTTTGGCATCATCACGTTTTTGTTTATCCATGCGCTGCGTGTGGGTTCGGACTTGTACGAACGCTGGACAAAAAGTCTGTTGGAAGCCGAAACCCTCAAAAAAGAAAATATGCAGGCGCAATTCGATATGTTGCGCAACCAAATTAACCCACATTTTTTGTTTAATAATCTTAACGCCTTGTCTTCGTTGGTGTACAAAGACCCCGACGCAGCGACGCGTTTTGTGGAGGAATTGTCGGGGGTTTATCGCTATTTGCTTGAAAATAAGGATAAAAACATTGTGCCGCTTCGTTCAGAAATTAACTTTTTGCAAGCCTATATTTTTTTGTTGAAAGTGAGATTTAGAGAAAATGTCCGTTTTACCATAAATATTTCCGACGAATATTTGGGTTTGCAATTGCCGCCCCTGACGCTGCAAATGCTCGTCGAAAATGCCATCAAACACAATATTGTTTCGCGAGATGAGCCGCTTTTTGTCGAAGTTTTTATTGACGAAAACCTGTATTTGGTGGTGCGCAACAATCTCCAACGCCGCGACGACAGCCCCTCTACGGGTACGGGTTTGCAAAATATTATCAATCGTTACCGCTATTTCACCACCAAACAAGTACATATTTTGGATAATAACATTACGTTTACCGCCCGAATGCCTTTGTTAGATTTGTAGGAAAATGGCTTGTAATCAGTGTTTTATGTGAATCGATTGTTTGTTGAAGGAAATAAAAGAACCTTCAGGTTCAGGATATTCAGTTCAAGCAAAAAGCTATTTTTACAAAGCAATGGTTTGGTTGGGGAAAAATCCGTTAGGATTGAAATCTTTGTAGTAAAACGAATCTCTTTGTATTCTAAGGCCGTAGGCCTGGCATCTGTAATTTCCCAAACAAACGCTAAATTTAGGTGTCAATTCAATCTTTGTCCCATGAAAGCCAAGTACATCAACCCTTACACAGATTTTGGATTTAAGAAATTGTTTGGCGAGGAAGCCAGCAAGCCGCTGCTTATTGACTTTCTGAACGCGCTTTTGCCCGAACAAAACCAAATCGTTGAGCTTACTTTCAAGAATGCCGAGCAGCAGGGTATCACAGACCTTGACCGCAAGGCGATTTATGATATTTATTGCGAAAATGACAAAGGCGAAAAATTCATCGTAGAGCTTCAGAAAGCCAAACAAAATTATTTCAAAGACCGCACGGTTTATTACTCCACGTTCCCGATTCAGGAGCAGGCCGAAAAAGGCGACTGGAACTACAAACTAAATGCCGTGTATTGCATTGGTATTCTGGATTTTAAGTTTAATGATTACGCGACAGAAGCCGAGAAAACGGAGGTTTTGCACACCATAAAACTAAAGAATCAGCACGGAAAAGTTTTTTACGACAAGCTCACGTACATTTATCTGGAAATGCCCAATTTCTTGAAAAGCAGAACTTTATTTTAATTTGCAGATATTAAACTATTGAATACCAGTAGTTTAATGTCTGTTTTGTATTTCGTTGCCATATCATTTGCCACACTTAGCATATTGATATAACAAACAACATTAACTGATTACATGTATCATTAGTAAACAATACGAAATGAAATTTGAGAAAATATTCGTTCCATACGATTAACTTATTAAATCTCAAGGCTATTTAATTCTAAATAATCTCTTAGCTTTTGAGGAAGAAAAGATTCTGGGTAATTAGTAAAAGAGCGCACTTTATTTAATATCCCCAAACTACTTTTATTGTTAGATGGATAGCCTAACACATTTTCTAATTTCGGTATATTAAAATGAATATTGGATAACTCTGCACTGTTAAGTAGTTTCCAGTTTGTTGTTATCTGACCCTTTTCAGCAGAACTCCTATCTATTCCATTCTTTTTAAGATATAAATTAGATGATTTTAACTGCGTTTCATCCTTAATATTGGCTAACTCTTGAATAAAATCCTCGTCAAAATCCCAATCGTTAATAACAAAATATTCTAACTTAAAATGCTTACATAAGTCAATTAGTAAATATGCTGTTCCTTTCCCATGATGAACAATAAAAGCCATATTTAAAAAGTTAAGGTATGTTTGGGCATAGTTCTTATTGCCTTTTAATCTCTCAACCTCCTTTTCAATGGCGGTTTTATAAGCTAGAATATCATTAGCACCTTCAACTAAAATAACTTTTCTACTAAATAAAATTTTGTTAAGGTTTGGCTCCACAAACTTAATGTAATTATTAAATTCATCATAAGATATTATATTTTCTTCATTCTCATTTTGAGGCATTGTAAGTGTAAAAGTATCAGTTTCATTATATTTTATGAGCGTTTGCTTACTCTTCTCATCAAATTCTATACGGATAATTCCTTGAGTGTCAAAGATGTCAACCATTTTATCTGAATGAGTAGTATAAATTACCTGATGCCCATTGTCTGATAGATTACATAAAACTGTTTTATAAAAATACTCTTGATGGTTTTCGTGTAAAAAACTTTCTGGCTCTTCAAAAAGAAATAGGCATTTATCTTCTGTATTGCTTTCTGCAATCGCTTTAATAACGGCCATAATAAACATTGAGATATACCCATCGCCAAAATGGTCAATTGGAATAAGATGCTCTTTACTGCCATTTAGCCCAATCTTAAAAATCATTTGCAAGAAAATATCCTGATAATCAGGCAACCCAAATGTTACTTCACAATTATTATCCCTTAAATTCGTAGAATAGTTTTCCTTTATTGCACCAATAAATTGATGGAGCATAGAATCCTTTAAAACTTCATCTGTTGCGTTTTTGACTTCTTGCTCATAAATACTCTTTTTTTTATTCATTTCAGTATCTATAGCAACTAACTTACTTATATGTTTCGCTAAAAATGAGGTTAAGCCTCCCCATGTAGATTTTCTTGTGATTATTTCCTGCTTAATGTTATGAAAGTTAATATAGAAAATATTATAATGCTTATTTAACCCAAACATTGAAGGCTTCATTTCTGACTTTAGTTCATTATCATCCAATATAGATGTAATTTTATATGTATTGGTAATGCTTTTCTCTGTTTTATGTGTGTTCGTAATCTTATCCCAATATTTTTCACAAGAAAACTCAGAGCCTGCTATATCGGTGCTTATTTCTATATTATTCTCATAGTCTAAATTATGTAAATCATTTGCTTCAAAGGTATTTGATTGTATAAATTTATTACCAATACCATATAATATGCAATTCATAAGATTGGTCTTTCCTGAGTTATTATAACCTACAATGGCTGTAGGTTTTTTATACGTCTCATTGGGAAAGAAAAAAGTTTGTTGCTCCCCAAAAGAACGATAGTTTTTTATTGATATTGAGTTTATTCTAATTTTTGACATGGCGATACCTTACAAGTAATTATAGTTTAAATATAGATAAAATGGTGTAATTTCAAGTCTTTTTAGATAAGTGAATTTATACTGAAAATAGTCTTGCAATTGCTCGAAAAATCCGTATAGAGGTAAACGAACAAACCGTTCAACTTCCAATGTATCCGCGCGGAAGTTTTCAGTGTGGTGCTGACATTATTTGTCAGTACCATTTTTTTGTGTAAAAAAGAAACCACATTTTCCGTAATTAACCTTTACCCAGAAAAAAGAGAAGCGATGACTACACCCACCTTGTTTATTTTCTAAACAAGTAAAAAATGCTACAATGGTTGAAAAGGAAAACCCCGATTAGTTACTACGGCGGCAAACAACAAATGGCCTCCAAAATCGCCAAAGCCATTCCCGCCCACCAACTCTATTGCGAACCCTTTTTCGGAGGCGGTGCCGTGTATTTTGCCAAAGAACCCTCTGAAATAGAGGTTATTGGGGATAAAAACGAAGTGGTGGCCAACTTCTATCAAGTTGCCCAAGACGAGGACTTGTTTCCACTTTTGCAAAAACTGGTGGTGGCCACCCCCTACGCCCGCCGCGAATGGGCAGAAGCCCGCAACGTCTGGCGCAATGCTGATTGCTTTTCTGACCTGAAAAAGGCGTGGGCGTTTCGGGTATTAAGTGCCATGTGTTTTAGTTCCAGTATCGGGAGCGGCTTTGCTTTCGACAGGAATAGTAATACCGTCGCCAAACGCTTTCTCAACAAAAAGAAAAACTTTGGGGAACGAATCAGAGAACGTCTTTCGCAAACCTGTATCGAAAACATTTGCGCACTGGATTTGATAGCCGCCCGCGACACCGAAAACGCCTTT contains these protein-coding regions:
- a CDS encoding ATP-dependent nuclease, which encodes MSKIRINSISIKNYRSFGEQQTFFFPNETYKKPTAIVGYNNSGKTNLMNCILYGIGNKFIQSNTFEANDLHNLDYENNIEISTDIAGSEFSCEKYWDKITNTHKTEKSITNTYKITSILDDNELKSEMKPSMFGLNKHYNIFYINFHNIKQEIITRKSTWGGLTSFLAKHISKLVAIDTEMNKKKSIYEQEVKNATDEVLKDSMLHQFIGAIKENYSTNLRDNNCEVTFGLPDYQDIFLQMIFKIGLNGSKEHLIPIDHFGDGYISMFIMAVIKAIAESNTEDKCLFLFEEPESFLHENHQEYFYKTVLCNLSDNGHQVIYTTHSDKMVDIFDTQGIIRIEFDEKSKQTLIKYNETDTFTLTMPQNENEENIISYDEFNNYIKFVEPNLNKILFSRKVILVEGANDILAYKTAIEKEVERLKGNKNYAQTYLNFLNMAFIVHHGKGTAYLLIDLCKHFKLEYFVINDWDFDEDFIQELANIKDETQLKSSNLYLKKNGIDRSSAEKGQITTNWKLLNSAELSNIHFNIPKLENVLGYPSNNKSSLGILNKVRSFTNYPESFLPQKLRDYLELNSLEI
- a CDS encoding Rpn family recombination-promoting nuclease/putative transposase codes for the protein MKAKYINPYTDFGFKKLFGEEASKPLLIDFLNALLPEQNQIVELTFKNAEQQGITDLDRKAIYDIYCENDKGEKFIVELQKAKQNYFKDRTVYYSTFPIQEQAEKGDWNYKLNAVYCIGILDFKFNDYATEAEKTEVLHTIKLKNQHGKVFYDKLTYIYLEMPNFLKSRTLF
- a CDS encoding DUF2256 domain-containing protein, whose translation is MAHHKLHLPEKICATCGRPFVWRKKWEKNWNEVKYCSQRCRQNKTQPL
- a CDS encoding T9SS type A sorting domain-containing protein, with the translated sequence MNYKLLCGLFSLLFLAQTAQSQSISIQNLNTKQSYQASEKVVICPNQALSLQCLSSETFYSPHWQIKGLTAQQFELRKDAGGNTLLTFANIASEKNYIAISIVFSAQKATGQSVTISRKCIVLGECAVKEALVLGSPDTSNTVYWNAFPKNENQKYWVAGNLELRSTDSIQPRFDIIGQQLYFNPFRISVGTNGKPIRLNIKQSIFGATASRQAWDGLFLSGKTQLRIHESLFADSREGIVCNNYGKDTASQITKCVFANNNTSVQVLNAPALITHTDFVARPSQMPRIAQNSPKTQYAHCFVRSTQPFVGFYQNTFDGAMYGLDLQNTYGQVRIGEPNKGGNIFKNIFVAGIYSSNPDYGLAANTLQLYECQFFYAPDSRSTQIQKAKQDRQIDSAASYGLYCQGNTQIDWAGAGHNLFQSPNADCHEQEHIGVYAEGCPQVNIDELNQFVHLSTAVQLWGDGQRYTLSTNTFIECKTGIHLRRSSKDFLIFRFGCNAFVKNWETPYRYTAALLEGNSPIVRNMHGSINELGGCSFGFSNSGDSPLGNLVLTDVRETKLPLDKRNAPNDFIFINNQRKYLNDIMPLTYNTLAIEPLRTQQIPSINTDIILCTSVLYHEDAMCFGHTAFAAPSHPTTLQNSPNPATSSTLMSYELSESLTPEALAQNPVRLQIRDVTGKLWYEQSLSESNGSLELNTAHWPSGIYLGSLQHNGKVLAKHKIAIQQ
- a CDS encoding DASH family cryptochrome, with product MQTKQNTTALVWFRNNLRVADNRPLWEACARYSRVIGVYCLDPRHFAATSYGFRKTEKFRAKFLLETLSELQQNLQEKNISLLVLLAKPEDKIPQLIAQYAAEAIYFQKEWTSEEIAVNNALKSQLPDTIFWDYYDQFLFEPSQIPYKNFSQIPEIFTEFRKQVERLATVRPCLHIEPMPDTNLLESVAALPTLQDLGFEDFDMPPQTAFPFVGGENQASKRLKSYFWETKNLSRYKQTRNELVGADYSSKFSAWLANGSISARTIYWQIRQYEKEIAANEDTYWLFFELIWRDYFKYISLKHGNHIFKLSGILNKKYTWKNNARAFQQWINGHTPEPFVNANMIELKNTGFMSNRGRQNVASFWAKEWCQDWRMGAAYFEAMLIDYDVHSNYGNWLYCAGVGNDPRDRKFNIAHQAAQYDPDGRFQQIWLKLP
- a CDS encoding DNA adenine methylase, encoding MKRKTPISYYGGKQQMASKIAKAIPAHQLYCEPFFGGGAVYFAKEPSEIEVIGDKNEVVANFYQVAQDEDLFPLLQKLVVATPYARREWAEARNVWRNADCFSDLKKAWAFRVLSAMCFSSSIGSGFAFDRNSNTVAKRFLNKKKNFGERIRERLSQTCIENICALDLIAARDTENAFFYIDPPYISERMGSKTGKNKVDQGHYSGYTVQDYDNLLTLL
- a CDS encoding sensor histidine kinase, which produces MPEFLRAFFWRLYYNTLIITLIRITFYYAILGNFDDYFSAKSLESMLVEILMGNLLLEGSRYISQRIAYRFDLRTQTWQRIIAEFGCVGVYTFMMLLMTSLVPWLIHRPSLVFPTVIAELFKISSYRIIFTFGIITFLFIHALRVGSDLYERWTKSLLEAETLKKENMQAQFDMLRNQINPHFLFNNLNALSSLVYKDPDAATRFVEELSGVYRYLLENKDKNIVPLRSEINFLQAYIFLLKVRFRENVRFTINISDEYLGLQLPPLTLQMLVENAIKHNIVSRDEPLFVEVFIDENLYLVVRNNLQRRDDSPSTGTGLQNIINRYRYFTTKQVHILDNNITFTARMPLLDL